The window TAATAAGTCATTTTTCTCGTTATTGATTTTAGTAAGTTCGCCTTCAACTAAACTGAGCTTATTCTTTTCTTCTTCAATTTTATTTTCCAGTTTGGCAATTAGAGCATTTCTTTCAGTTAGATTAGCTTCGGAATTTTCAAGTTCAAGCTTTTTCTTTTCAAGTTCTTTGGTAAGTAAGAAGACATTTGCAGATAAATTTCTTTTAATTAAACTTAATTCGCTCATTTTGCTATTTAATTTAGTTATTTTGGCATTATATTCATTGTTTTTTTCAATTTGTAATTCATTTTTGAGTTTGAGATTATCAATTTCATTGTTCAATATTTCAATTTTGCGATTGTGTTCATTTCTGGCTTCATCATAGCTTTTTATAACTTCCTTATTTTCGTTTGTAATTGATAAGATTTGATTTTTAAGATCTTTGATAAGCTGAATGTTATTATTTGATTCACCAAATATAGATGATAAAGAATAATTTAGATACTTAAGAATAACTAGATTATCATTTCATTTTTTTAAAATGTTCATTCCTTGTTTTGAAGCTTCATCATACTCGTTTTGAATGAACTTAAAGTTGAGTTGCATTTCGTTATAAGCAAGTTCAAGTTTTTGTTTTTCTTTTTCAAAAACTTTAATTTTTGAGCGGATGTTTTCTTTGTCGCTATTAGAAAGAGATTCAGTGTTAAGTAAGGCAGAATTTTCTTTAATTTTGTTAACAAGCATTTGTTTTTGAATTTTGAGTTTTTCTTTTCTTAATGTTCAACTTCCAAGTTTGTTGCTAACTTCATTTAGCGTTCTAAAAATATTATCTTTAAGTGTTTTATCCTGTTCAATTTCAATGATAAACATATTAATTAATTCAAAGACGTTTGATAAAACTTTGTAATTAACATCTGCTATAACTTTAAATAGAGAGCTAATATCGGTTATATTTAAGATTTTTTCAAATGGTTTATTTGCAATATCAAAGTAAATTTTATTTTGCAATTTAAGCGCACTTATATCTTTAATTGTTTTAGTGACTAATTTACTTTTCTCTAGGCTTATTCCTTCAATTTCAAGTACAGAATTTAATAAAGTGTGAATACCTTCAACAAAGATGCTAAACTTCTTGGAATAAGCAAATAAATAGGTTTTATAAATTAATTCTTTATCTTGATTTGATAAATTAGTAGCTTTCATTTTTTCGTCAATAAAATCACTATCATGTTTTAATAAAGCTATCAAGTTACTGTTTTGAGCAAGGTATTTTTTAAGAATTTCAATTGAATGGAAATCCATCTCTTTAATGGTTTTAAAAGATTGAATTTCTTCTTTTAAAATATTGAATTTCGCATTTAAGTTTTGTAAAAAGATATTAAGTGCAGCATTGATTTTTAAGACTTGTTCTTCGAATGTTTCAAAAAAAGCTTTGATAAATTTGACAAAGTCATGATAGTTGTTTGTTGATATAGTATTAAAACTTGTTAGTTTTTCTGTATAAGTTTCTAAATAATTATGAACTTCATAACTTGTATCAATCAAAAAGTCGCTTGATGTAATTCTTAATAAAATTGAATTTCGAGTTTTGTCAATTATTTGATTCAAATTTCCTTTAAAACCTTCTAAATAACTACCAACTTCACTTTTTAAAAAATCTAATTTAGCAAGATGTGCTTGATCAAGCACAAATGAGTTAGATTCACCTCTTTTTAATTTATCGATTTCGCTGATAGTTTCGAAATACTTTGTAAAAAGGTGTCTCTTAAGGTCTTCAACATTGATTTTAAAGGGCGAGTATCATTTTACTAAATTTTCAATTTCAGTCTTTTCTGATGTTTTTAAATCAATGATTTTATTAAGTTCTAAAACTTTATTTTCTTCTTCTGTTTTGTTTTTTTCTCAGTTGGTGATAATTTCGTTTATTTCATTTTCTTTATTTGTGTTTTCTTTGTCTATTTTGGTAAATTCGTTTTTGATTTTATCGCTTGATTTAATTAAAGAATCATTTATAAAAATTCTATTTGTACTACTATTTTTTAGAGTTTGTTGCAGCGCAAAAGTTGTAGCGATAATACCAACAACAGCCACGGATAAAATTGTCCATGTTACCTTGTTTTTCTTTTGTGTTTCCATTTTTCCTCCCATAATGTAGATAAGAAAAAGAAGCAAAAAAACAAAAAAAGAACACAAAATGTTCTCTAAAAATATAAAGTGTATAGTTTGGACGTTTGATAAAATTTAATAGATAGTAAAAATCTAAAGGAGCGAAAATGAATAAGTTTCCAAAAAACTTTCTATGAGGTGGAGCTACTGCGGCCAACCAACTCGAAGGAGCATATAATCTTGATGGCAAAGGTCTTTCAGTAACTGATGCTTTAACAGGTGGAACAACTAAATTACCACGTAGAGTAACATATGAAAGAGAAGAAGGTGTTTTTTATCCTAATGCAGATGCTGTCAGACATTATGAACATTTTAAAAACAATATTAAACTTTTTGGGGAAATAGGATTTCGAGCATATCGTTTTTCAATTGCTTGAAGTCGTATTTTTCCAAATGGAGATGATAAAAAACCTAATGAAGCAGGGCTTAAATATTACGATGAATTAATTGATGAACTTTTAAAACACAATATTGAACCAATTGTTACAATTTCACATTACGAAATGCCACTGAATTTAGCTAAAAAATACAATGGTTTTAAAAGTAGAGAAGTTATTGAATTTTTTATGAATTACGTTCATGTAATTTTTGAAAGATACCAAAACAAAGTTAAATATTGATTAACATTTAACGAAATCAACATGCCGCTTTTACACCCTTTAGGAGCTTTCTTATCTCTTGGGATTATCGAGAATAATCCAACCGGGATTTCAATGAATAAATGAAGTGTTCCACTTCAAGTTAAATTGCAAGCATTACACCACCAATTTTTAGCCTCAGCATTAGCCACAAAACTAGCTCATGATAAATATCCTAACTTTAAAATAGGGTGCATGCTTTTAATGGCGACAAAATATCCTTTTAATTGCGATCCGGACAATGTAGTTGCTACTCAAGAAGCGATGAATCGTGAAATTTATTACGCTGGTGATGTTTTAGTTAGAGGTGCATATCCTTATTTTGCAAAAAAATACTGGGAAGAAAACAACATTAAGTTAGATATTCATTCTGAAGATTTAGAAATACTAAAAAATGGAAAAGTAGACTTTTTTACATTTAGTTATTACTCAACAAGCGTTATAGACATCAAAGGTCAAGCAAAAGCAGCAGAAGGTGGTAACTTCGATTTTGGTCTTAAAAACCCTTATTTAGAAGCAAGTGATTGAGGTTGACAAATTGATCCACAAGGACTTAGATATACACTTAATGAACTTTATGCAAGATATCAAATTCCGCTTCTTGTGTCTGAAAACGGATTAGGAGCAATTGATGTTAAAAATGAAGATAATTCAATTGATGATCAATACCGGATTGACTACCTTGATAAACATATTAAGGCAATGGAAGGCGCACTTGAAGATGGAGTTGATTTAATTGGTTACACAATGTGAGGATGTATTGATTTAGTTTCTGCAACCACAGGACAATTTGCAAAAAGATATGGATTTATTTATGTAGATAGACACGATGATGGAACTGGTGATTTTACAAGATATCCTAAAAAGTCTTTTTACTGATATCAAAACGTTATTAAAAATAGATAATAAAGCTAGAGCCACTTTCGCAATGAAAGTGGTTTTTATTAACTTTAATTTGCAAAAATAAGCTTCAAAGTATATAAAAAAACACACTCATTAAAAATGAGCGTGCAAATGTTTTGTGAATTATTTAACCATGCTTGCAACTTCAGCAGCGAAGTCTGATTGAACTTTTTCAATTCCTTCACCAACTTCATATCTTACGAATGAAACAAGTTCTGAGTTGTGTTGTGCTAAATATTTTTCAACAGATAAACTATCTTCCATAACAAAAGCTTGTTTAGCTAAAACAAATTCTGATAATTGTTTGTTTAATCATCCTTCTGTAATAGAAATTTGAATTTTTTCTGGTTTGTTTTCAAAACCTGCTGGTTTTTCAAAACCTGCTTTAATTTCTTCAAGTCTTTCTGCAGGAATTTCTGAAACTAAACCAAATTCAGGGTTCATTGCTGAAACATGCATAGCAACATTTCTTGCTGCTTCAGCGTCTTTTCCTTTAACTGTTACAACAGCAGCTACACGTCCATTTGCGTGAACGTATACACCTAAAACTTGATCTTCGTTTGCGTTTACACGTGTAATACGACGTAATGAAATGTTTTCACCTATAACTGATGTAGCGTTTAATAAAGCATTTTTAACTGATTGACCATCTGCTAAAACAACTTCTAAAGCTTCTTCTAAGTTTTGAGCGTTTGATTCGAAAATTGCTTTTGTAATATCATTTACTAATGAAATGAATTTTTCGTTTTGAGCAACGAAGTCTGTTTCTGAATTGATTTCTACTAAAAGAGCATTTTTTTCGTTTCCAAAAGCGTTAACAACACCTTCAGCTGAAATTCTTCCTGCTTTTTTAGCTGCTTTAACAATACCGTTTTCTTTTAATCAAGCAATAGCAGCTTCGATATCGTATTCTGTAGCTTCTAATGCTTTTTTAACGTCGATAAGTGCTGAATTTGTTCTAGCACGTAATTCTTTAATTTTTTCCATTTTGTTATCAGCCATGGTTATCTCCTTGTGAAATGTATTAAAATTTAATTTTTCGTTTGATTAGTAATCAAACTTTAACAGTTACTAATTATTATTCAGCTTTTTTAGCTTGAAATTCTGGTAAAACAACTTTTTCGTCATCTTGGTATGCGAATAATTGTTGTCCACCACGAGCTTTAACGATAGCATCAGCTAAAATTGTCATAATTAATGTAATTGATTTTGCTGAATCATCGTTAGCTGGAATACCAAAATCTAAGAAATCTGGGTCAGCATTTGTATCTAAAATACCAATAACTTTAATTCCTTTTCTTTTTGCTTCTTTAACAGCAATTTCATCTTCGTTTGGATCTGCAACGATCATAACTTGTGGTAAACGTTTCATGTTTCTAATACCATCAAGATTTTTGTGTAATTTATCAAGTTCTTTTTGGAAGTTTAAAGCTTCTTTCTTTGTGTAACCTTGGAAGTTTTTAGCAGCTTTAGCTTCTAATTCTTCCATCTTTTTAACACGAGACATAATTGTTTCGTTATTTGTTAATGTTCCACCTAATCATCTTTCTGTTACGTAAAGTGATTTTGTTCTTTCGGCAGCAGCTTTAACAGCTTCTCTAGCTTGTTTTTTTGTACCAACAAAAATGAATTGTGCATTTTTTGATGCTAATTGGTTAACTAATGTATAAGCATATTCAAGAAACTTTTGAGTTTTTGAAATGTCGATAATGTGAGAACCTTTGTTCTTTTTGTTTGGAACAATGTAATCTCTCATTTTAGGGTTTCAAGCGTGTGATTTGTGCCCAAAGTAAGCACCAGCTTCTAATAATTTGTTTTTTGAAACAATTGGTTGTCTTGTTTCTACTTTTTTTGTTTCTGTCATAAATTTAATTAATTCCTTTTCTTTAGTTTGTTATTCAAAATAAATGTTTCGAACGCCTAGCACAATTAAGCACACCCAAGCGAATCCACATTTATTGTTTATTATCTTAATAATAAAAATAATAAATTTGCGAGTTATTAAACTCTTATACAAATTTTATCACTTTTTTGAAAATAAATGAGAACAAAAAATAGCTATTTTGTAGCTATCTTTTTAGTACTTTTTGGTGTTATTCTTGATCTGGATTTAAGTTATTTTGAATATCTTGTTCTTTGTTTGTTTTTTGTATATCTGCTCTATTTTTAAGTAATGTATAGATAGTAACAACCGCTAAAAGAGCACTTAAAAGAATTTCTCAAAGACCAGTTAAAATTGAAGAACTCCCAATTTCTAACAAGTTATTACTAAAAGCGAAAAATGATAAGTTTAAAAAGAGAATTGTAAGTACTACTATGAGTGAAATTCAGTAAGTTAAAATGCTATAAAATGAATTGTTTTGACCTTTATTGATTCCGAAAACAAATCAATTGATAAAGACAATTGAAATAATCAAAATAAGAGTAATCATTTCAAAAAACGAAACAATTGAGAGAATTTGAAAAGGAATACCTAAAGAAATTAACATTAATGGTACTTTTGCTATTCTTAAAATTCCTGAAAGAAAAAGTAAAATAAAACTCACTACAGCCATAATGTTAATGATTAGCTTTAGATTATTGCTTTTTTTCATTTTCTACTGTCCTTTCTTTTGTTGTGAAATTGCTCTTTTAAGTTCAAAGTCGCTACGGTATAAATAATCATCAATAGCTTCTGCTAAACCAAATTGATCAACTGTAGAGGTGTAGTATTTGCTATGTGATTTAGTAACTGGATCAGCATTTTCCATTGCATAACTATATCCAACAACATCAAGCATCGAAATATCGTTAGGGCTATCACCAATTCCCATAACATTATCAAGTGAAGTATTAAAAACATTCTCGCAAAGTCATTTAATTCCGCTTCCCTTTGAAACTCCTGTTTTTGTTATCTCGATATGACTTTTTAAATTACAAATGTTTAGATCAATTTTTTGCTGCATTGCTTTTTCATAGAATTCTTCAAGTTTTTCACTTGGACCATAAATTTCAATTTTATGAATATCTTCGTTGATTCTACCGTCTAAAATTCAATCATTATATTCGCAAAATTCGGTGATAAAATTTTTGAATTCTTCTGTGTAAAGATGTAAATAGTATTGGTGTGTACCAAAATAATAAAGGCCAACTCCAACTTCTTCCGCTAATTTTCAAATTTTGGCTGCTTCACTTATTGGTAATATTTCTAAATGTAAAATTTTCTTTTCTAAATTATCGAAAATTAATGCTCCGTTTGAGCAAATAATGTATCTACCATTTAGTTTATCGGCTAATCTTTGAATTTTTTGATATGGTCCGTTTCCGGTATTTATCACAAAAGAAACACCTTTGTTTGTTACTTCGCGGACTTTTTCAACATTTTCTTTTGCTAAATATTTACCTGGGAATGGATAAATTGTTCCATCTACATCACTAAAAATTACTCATTTGTTCATAACGTTTATTATTATACATAAGTATTTAACAATTTTTGAAAGTCTAATTTCAAAAATGTAATAGAATTTTATTACTATGAATAACAATAAATTAATCAAAGCTTTAAATAAAAAAGTTCAAAATGACAACTTAAAACTTAAATTATGTAAGATTTCTGATGCTTTAATTTCAGCTTTAATAGCTGTTATTAATATTTCAATCATTACTATAGCGATAATTACTTTAGTTAAGTTAATTAACTACCGAAATATACATAAAAATGAAGTTGATAATAGCTCATTTGTAATTTTAGTAGTTTTAACCGTTTTGATTTTAACTTCATTTTTTATTACTATTGTTCTTGCGATTTACAAACATAATACAAGACAAAATGAGTATAAAAAGATCTACAATACATTAAGATATTTAGAAGTTAAATATGATTCTGGCGAAATAGATGAAAATCAATTAAATAAATATGTTAATCAACTTTGAGAAAAAGCTAATTCTAAAACAAAAATAGTAATTACACAAATTATTAAAGATCAAATAACTTCAGGAGGTAAATAAATGTCTCAAGCTTATGCGACTTTTTTAAAGATTAAAAAAAGACTTAAAATTGAAATTTTTGTTTACGGTTTTATTTATTATTTATTTAATTTAACTACTCTTTTTGCTGCGTTTTATGTTGGTATTCTTTCAGTCGCTTTTTTAGCCGGGGTTAATAATAATTACCCTGAAGGGATGGTTAATCCCTACACAGACCCTGAATTTTTAAACAAATCAGGAGTTTATCCAATTTTAACTACTATTATTAACTCAATTACAGGTCTTGTCACTGGACTTCTTTCATTCTTTTTAATTAATAATCGCTTTAGAAGTAAAAAAATTAAATTACAAAAAATTAACTTTGAAGAATTAGCTTTTCGTTCGAATATAGGTAATTATAAACAAGCAGAAAACCAAAAAGCTAAAGAATATATGTTATATCGAAGAGTTGTCAAAATTTTAGATTTTGATCGCTTTACTTCTGCTAATCTTGATCAAGAGGAGAATTAAAATGATTAAATTTAATAGCAAAGATAAAGAGCAAAAAAATAATTTAACTCATGAAGAAGTTATTTTATTAAGACAAACAAAAAAGAAAATTAAAAAGAAATACTGAAAAAGTAGAGGTCTTTTTGTATCGCTTTCACTTATAGCTCTTTTTGTGTCAGCGGCGACAGTTATTCTTAATCTTTTTTCAATTAGATTTAATGAAATTCCAGAGCTCACAATGGACTTTTTCGTAGCGATAGCAATTTTATCTG is drawn from Mycoplasmopsis glycophila and contains these coding sequences:
- a CDS encoding Cof-type HAD-IIB family hydrolase, whose protein sequence is MNKWVIFSDVDGTIYPFPGKYLAKENVEKVREVTNKGVSFVINTGNGPYQKIQRLADKLNGRYIICSNGALIFDNLEKKILHLEILPISEAAKIWKLAEEVGVGLYYFGTHQYYLHLYTEEFKNFITEFCEYNDWILDGRINEDIHKIEIYGPSEKLEEFYEKAMQQKIDLNICNLKSHIEITKTGVSKGSGIKWLCENVFNTSLDNVMGIGDSPNDISMLDVVGYSYAMENADPVTKSHSKYYTSTVDQFGLAEAIDDYLYRSDFELKRAISQQKKGQ
- a CDS encoding folate/biopterin family MFS transporter gives rise to the protein MSQAYATFLKIKKRLKIEIFVYGFIYYLFNLTTLFAAFYVGILSVAFLAGVNNNYPEGMVNPYTDPEFLNKSGVYPILTTIINSITGLVTGLLSFFLINNRFRSKKIKLQKINFEELAFRSNIGNYKQAENQKAKEYMLYRRVVKILDFDRFTSANLDQEEN
- the rpsB gene encoding 30S ribosomal protein S2, whose amino-acid sequence is MTETKKVETRQPIVSKNKLLEAGAYFGHKSHAWNPKMRDYIVPNKKNKGSHIIDISKTQKFLEYAYTLVNQLASKNAQFIFVGTKKQAREAVKAAAERTKSLYVTERWLGGTLTNNETIMSRVKKMEELEAKAAKNFQGYTKKEALNFQKELDKLHKNLDGIRNMKRLPQVMIVADPNEDEIAVKEAKRKGIKVIGILDTNADPDFLDFGIPANDDSAKSITLIMTILADAIVKARGGQQLFAYQDDEKVVLPEFQAKKAE
- a CDS encoding glycoside hydrolase family 1 protein, translating into MNKFPKNFLWGGATAANQLEGAYNLDGKGLSVTDALTGGTTKLPRRVTYEREEGVFYPNADAVRHYEHFKNNIKLFGEIGFRAYRFSIAWSRIFPNGDDKKPNEAGLKYYDELIDELLKHNIEPIVTISHYEMPLNLAKKYNGFKSREVIEFFMNYVHVIFERYQNKVKYWLTFNEINMPLLHPLGAFLSLGIIENNPTGISMNKWSVPLQVKLQALHHQFLASALATKLAHDKYPNFKIGCMLLMATKYPFNCDPDNVVATQEAMNREIYYAGDVLVRGAYPYFAKKYWEENNIKLDIHSEDLEILKNGKVDFFTFSYYSTSVIDIKGQAKAAEGGNFDFGLKNPYLEASDWGWQIDPQGLRYTLNELYARYQIPLLVSENGLGAIDVKNEDNSIDDQYRIDYLDKHIKAMEGALEDGVDLIGYTMWGCIDLVSATTGQFAKRYGFIYVDRHDDGTGDFTRYPKKSFYWYQNVIKNR
- the tsf gene encoding translation elongation factor Ts is translated as MADNKMEKIKELRARTNSALIDVKKALEATEYDIEAAIAWLKENGIVKAAKKAGRISAEGVVNAFGNEKNALLVEINSETDFVAQNEKFISLVNDITKAIFESNAQNLEEALEVVLADGQSVKNALLNATSVIGENISLRRITRVNANEDQVLGVYVHANGRVAAVVTVKGKDAEAARNVAMHVSAMNPEFGLVSEIPAERLEEIKAGFEKPAGFENKPEKIQISITEGWLNKQLSEFVLAKQAFVMEDSLSVEKYLAQHNSELVSFVRYEVGEGIEKVQSDFAAEVASMVK